Proteins from a genomic interval of Quercus robur chromosome 9, dhQueRobu3.1, whole genome shotgun sequence:
- the LOC126698697 gene encoding uncharacterized protein LOC126698697 isoform X2, whose translation MVKPGSGSGSDSNKASQNVVFVDTSLDTTWPCLFQIPTPFPTSKFLFLMTFTCRQLAKKILYEHPLCFPNTGKIQIHALKVKRKGYFYHLSDSMFVKSSFDGIKKNCFLCVDASHSMEHGENQQPFGSSTASMPSFSPGFSHYNF comes from the exons ATGGTGAAACCGGGTTCTGGGTCCGGTTCCGATTCTAATAAAGCCTCTCAGAATGTTGTGTTTGTAGACACCAGCCTGGACACCACTTGGCCATGTTTGTTTCAAATTCCAACACCGTTTCCGACCTCAAAA TTTCTATTCCTAATGACCTTTACATGTCGTCAACTTGCAAAGAAAATTCTTTATGAGCACCCACTGTGCTTTCCTAACACTGGGAAGATACAAATTCATGCTCTAAAG GTAAAGCGCAAAGGATACTTTTACCACTTATCAGATTCCATGTTTGTAAAAAGTTCTTTTGATGGAATCAAGAAGAATTGCTTTCTTTGTGTTGATGCCTCTCATTCAATGGAGCATGGTGAAAATCAACAGCCATTTGGATCATCAACAGCCTCGATGCCATCGTTTTCTCCAG GGTTTTCACACTATAATTTCTGA
- the LOC126698697 gene encoding uncharacterized protein LOC126698697 isoform X3: protein MVKPGSGSGSDSNKASQNVVFVDTSLDTTWPCLFQIPTPFPTSKFLFLMTFTCRQLAKKILYEHPLCFPNTGKIQIHALKVKRKGYFYHLSDSMFVKSSFDGIKKNCFLCVDASHSMEHGENQQPFGSSTASMPSFSPDSEVV, encoded by the exons ATGGTGAAACCGGGTTCTGGGTCCGGTTCCGATTCTAATAAAGCCTCTCAGAATGTTGTGTTTGTAGACACCAGCCTGGACACCACTTGGCCATGTTTGTTTCAAATTCCAACACCGTTTCCGACCTCAAAA TTTCTATTCCTAATGACCTTTACATGTCGTCAACTTGCAAAGAAAATTCTTTATGAGCACCCACTGTGCTTTCCTAACACTGGGAAGATACAAATTCATGCTCTAAAG GTAAAGCGCAAAGGATACTTTTACCACTTATCAGATTCCATGTTTGTAAAAAGTTCTTTTGATGGAATCAAGAAGAATTGCTTTCTTTGTGTTGATGCCTCTCATTCAATGGAGCATGGTGAAAATCAACAGCCATTTGGATCATCAACAGCCTCGATGCCATCGTTTTCTCCAG ATTCAGAGGTGGTTTAA
- the LOC126698697 gene encoding uncharacterized protein LOC126698697 isoform X1, with protein sequence MVKPGSGSGSDSNKASQNVVFVDTSLDTTWPCLFQIPTPFPTSKFLFLMTFTCRQLAKKILYEHPLCFPNTGKIQIHALKVKRKGYFYHLSDSMFVKSSFDGIKKNCFLCVDASHSMEHGENQQPFGSSTASMPSFSPGTYLRKYAVLSHSSFAVY encoded by the exons ATGGTGAAACCGGGTTCTGGGTCCGGTTCCGATTCTAATAAAGCCTCTCAGAATGTTGTGTTTGTAGACACCAGCCTGGACACCACTTGGCCATGTTTGTTTCAAATTCCAACACCGTTTCCGACCTCAAAA TTTCTATTCCTAATGACCTTTACATGTCGTCAACTTGCAAAGAAAATTCTTTATGAGCACCCACTGTGCTTTCCTAACACTGGGAAGATACAAATTCATGCTCTAAAG GTAAAGCGCAAAGGATACTTTTACCACTTATCAGATTCCATGTTTGTAAAAAGTTCTTTTGATGGAATCAAGAAGAATTGCTTTCTTTGTGTTGATGCCTCTCATTCAATGGAGCATGGTGAAAATCAACAGCCATTTGGATCATCAACAGCCTCGATGCCATCGTTTTCTCCAGGTACTTACTTACGAAAATATGCCGTCCTTTCACATTCTTCATTTGCTGTGTACTAA